A window of Synergistaceae bacterium genomic DNA:
CAAGGTCCGAACGATGCCGAAGCCCGTCACGCTACGGTATTTCATAGTAAAGGCCTCGGCCCTCTCGGCGGCCACCGCCTCGGCTCCCTCCGTGACCTGAAAACAGGCATTCGGGTTGATAGCCAGAAGATCGATCTTTAGTCCCATGGGCGCGCCGTGAAAATAGAGCGCGCCATCCTGATACCCGTAACAAAGCGCAACAACGTAAGGCCAGCCGTCCAATCCGTTCAACCCCAGGTGAACCACTTTGCCACGCCTCAAAACGTCCTCTATCCACCCTTTGTCCGTTACAAGCCTGTCCTTGCGCCTCATTTCGCGCCGCATCGACATGATCCCGAATTTCTACTCCTTGAAGACGGAGGTGAGATGTTGTCCGCTGTCGTCCAAAATCTCCACCTCCAGGGGCATTTTCCCCACCGCGTGGGTGGAGCAGGACAAGCAGGGATCGTAACATCGGATAACGTGCTCCATCCGGTTCAACGCCCCCTCGGTGACAGTTTTGCCGTCAGTGATGTATTGCTTTGCCACCTGCTCGACGCCCTTGTTGATGGCCCAATTGTTGTGTCCCGTGGCGACGATCAGGTTTGCTCTGGTGATGGACCCGCGCTCGTCCACCTCATAGTGGTGGATGAGGGTGCCCCGGGGCGCCTCGACGACCCCCACCCCTTCCTTATTCAGCGCGTTGGAG
This region includes:
- a CDS encoding pyridoxamine 5'-phosphate oxidase family protein produces the protein MRREMRRKDRLVTDKGWIEDVLRRGKVVHLGLNGLDGWPYVVALCYGYQDGALYFHGAPMGLKIDLLAINPNACFQVTEGAEAVAAERAEAFTMKYRSVTGFGIVRTLTDIDEKSAGLNILMDQYEGPHMDLREHPRMGAAVWVARFDIEYMTGKSNGYKP